The sequence tcttaaatatttattatttattcctAAAACGAAACATATACAATCCATTATATTTGACTTACCTGAGCCATTAGGTCCTATTATAGCAgtaaattttgaaaatggACCGATGATATTTTCGTTTTCATAActtttaaaattacaaacaattaaatatttaataaagcataactcattttctttatataacaTACTTGATATTAAACTACTATTCAAATAGTCATTAGAAATAGATAAATCATTAGCTTTAGAATTAATAGTTTTATCATAATTTCTACTTTTTTGAACtaaattattagaaaaacTAATATTAGAACTGTTGCTATTTTCATTTGTACATATAGAATTcctattcatattattattaacataattgttattattattaagattattattatttatattttcttcttgGCAAAGTGGGCTATGCtcatatatgtttttttctttttcaaaagTATTcatttcatcattttctgTATGAATATCTATATTTAACTCCTTTCTATTTTTGTCTTTGTCTTCTACTTCATTATTAACTATAttgtaattattttcatttttattatgtaatttatttttttcattatcctTATCACCAACTAATGTGGCTATTTTTGttgatttattatatttgtttttattcatattattttcatcctTTTTTGAattcaaattattttcatttttatctttcaAAACTGcgtatttttcttttttcttatcaCTTAATTCAACGAAAGatatttcatcttttttatttctaaaattTGTTGCGTTACTATTAGAACAATCAAGAGATGAATCAACTGAAAAATCTAAATCTTcgttatttataaatttgttGAAATCATGATCATCCATTTTTATTGAATTCACTAATAAGTTACTAGAATGaatgttttcattttctgTGATATTTAAACTACTTTCATAACGATCTTCATCTCCACTATAAGATGAAtcattcaatttttttttatcatttttaggCATAATgtataaactttttttatgtattaattaaaaaaaaaaaagaaaaaaaaaaaaaaaaaggaaaatatttaaataaataaaaacatattttgttgtaaaaatatttatataaataatataatattttattatattaatttatatattttaactttattaattatatattaaatattcaagagaattaatttgtatacgataattttaaaaaaaaaaataataaaaataaataattacgagaaacaaataataaaatgaaataaactTAAGAAGATACTCAagaataaacaaaaattaaggaaatatatatgattattattatatagattgaaaaaaaaaaaaaaaaagaaacaatttctaaaaatttctagaaatatttctttatatatttttttgtatatataaatcaaatatatacataattcAATATATGTACATATGTTTACTgcattattttataaatttttaatcaaaattttgatagactaattatttatattttatttattttttcttttttttatatattattatttttataatatcttatgcttaataaaactttttttttttcttctctattacttttgtaatatattattatgaaaTGAAATTTTCTATCCCTCTATTTCTTTTACTAGTTTTTTACAAgatgcataaaaaaaaatttatataaaaattaaaaatgagaTAGTAAAAACTATTATGTTTTATCgatacataaaaaaagtaaaaaaatatatttataaagtttgaaaaaaaattgttttaaatAACAAGGTTATGAAACAAGagctaaaaaaatttagaaaaaaattaagaaaatataattatattaatttgtGATGTATCAttgaaataatgaaatataaaaaaaaaaaatttattatttcttttataatactttatttatacttattatatgtatgttttttaacaaagttatgaatataatttttttttttttttttttttgaggttaattttatattattcattttttaaaattagacATTTATTGTATgtacaaaaaaaaacatattaaaaaaatacacattaataaacatatttatatatttatttcattattttattttaatattatttatttattttgtataaaaaagttaaaatcaAATATTAGCTTTTGCaatgtttttaataaaagtgttatttttaatattagacaggcttttttaagaaaatttaatataaatacttTACTAGTATTCtcaatataatatatttcataactaaaaaaaggggtaaataaaattctatatgcaatataattcatatttttaattattataaaataaaatatattttaaaaagcaCATTTTtagattaattttttttttttctaaatatgtACCTATTAAATCCTACATTTACGAAATTtatctatttaaaaaaatagaaaaagttataaaaaagCTTTAGAAAGTGAATTAAATATgtaattaaatgaaataaaaaaaaaaaaaataataataattacaaaaaataaatatagaagCGCTTAAATAGCATAAATTtatgaatattaaaaaaaaataaaataaaatacaataatacataaaaagaacacatatataaaaaaataaaaataaaaaaatattaaaatataataaacttatgaattctaaaaaaaaaattaaatattacgttatttacataaaagaaaaataaaggaaaaaatgagtaaaattataaatcaaATATTTGATGATTAcaataaatcaaaaatacAATTCACTCAAAGTATCTCTGATCTTTGCTTAAAATCTTATAATAttgaaatattaataaatactgacataataattttacttCGTCCATTAATACTAGATAAAGTTCCTACTGTTCAACAAAATGCCACTTTTATTTTAGCAAAATTAGCTAATTATTCTGAAGAAGTAGCTTTAACAATTTTGCAAAATGATATTTTACCTCACTTAATTTATTGTTTAAAacatgataataaaaattatagaaaaaattgcGCATATACTTTAAAATGTTTAGCTAAACATAATTCAAAATTGGCTAATCTTGTTGCTGAAGAAAATTGCATTGATTATTTGATGGACTGCTTAGATGAATatgatttaaaattaaaagagtCTTGTATTAATGCATTGTGTGCTATtgtaaaaaatgatttagaGTTATCAAACAATGTAGTTAATAAAGGGATAATTCCTTTGTTAATTTTGTGTTTGcaagaaaaagataataatttaataaaaagtagcataaatttattatctgAATTAAGTAAACAGTCAAATGAAATAGCTAAAAATGTAGTTGACAATAATGCTTTAccttatttaataaaatttttagacAATAATGATATTCATATAAAGAGATACACTTGTAACTGTTTATCTCATATAGCAAAACACAAAGAAGAGTTAACCGAATTAATGATagaaaatgatatatttcCTAAGGTTCTTTActtattaaaagataatgATGATATTGTTAAAAAGAATTGTGCTAATTCTTTAAAAGAAATGAGTAAACATAATGAAgatatatgtaaaattattGTTCGTGCAGGAGCATTACCTTTTTTATGTGACTATATAGAACAGTcaaaagataatataaaattaccTGCAATATTATGTCTTGGttttatatcttctttttctgaATCATTAagtttaaatattattttgtcTAATGTAATtcctattttaaaaaaatgtttaatcGAAGAAAGTGAAGACCATATAAAATGTGCTTGTGTATGGGCATTGGGAAACATTGGAAAACATTCATCAGATCATGCTAAGAAAATTTGTGacgaaaatattttaattatttttgttaactTATACAATTCTAATGATTCTTCagatgatttaaaaaaaaaagttaaaatatcATTAAAAGGTATTGCACAAAAAGTTACTAATTTAGAAGCATTAGAGCCcgtttttattaaatcacCAATTAAATTAGCTAAATATTCCATTTTTCAATTTGCTAAAATATTACCTAATAATCCTTCATACAAAAAATCGTTTATTAAATCTGGATGCTTACAACGTTTacaagtaaaataaaaaaaaaaataaataagtaaaaggaaaaaagaaaaaagaaaaaagaaaaaagaatatataaatataaataaagtaaaaagttaaaataatGACAATTTAAAGagatattataataaataatttaaagtaTTAGTGTACTTCAACAAATAAGTGtaacaatatttttatgtaaaaataatcaaaataataGATTTATAATTTCCACTTACTAATGCATTAAATTACGtgaactttttaaaaaaaaataaataaaaacaagaaaaagaataaaattttaataggAACTTTTATTCTTaccatttttttcataacatataaaaaatgtaaattttttttattttaaataaatatttatttttatattaggAAATAAAAAGTTCTGAAGAAGCAAAGGAATTTGAATTGGAAATaaatagtataaataaatcTTTCCCCGAAGATATAATAAACTATTATACACCTGGATATTCTGAAAccttaattaaaaaaattgatgaaGTTGATAAAAATTAACTTCAATAAAAGAATCTACGTTTTATTAGCATGCTTGTGtactaataaatatatattttgaaaacataataataaaaataaaaaaatgaaaattctttttttatttcaaaatttcaaaaatcatcttgaatattttttttttaaagttataattttattttattatattttatattttattttaacattCCATTGTAAATagaaaattctttaaatatatttaaaaaaaaaaaaaaaaatgaatacataaaatgttttatttttcagTTTCAATAGAattatttgttatatatttcaaaaaatattaattttttatatacattctataaattaataaatacttATGTCAAAATTAACCAAAAAATATtgtataataaaatgatCTATATAAGacttctttttatataaaataatttcattttaataaattaaaagaataaccATTACTgtatttaatgaaatatttattaaaaagaaaaaatataaaattgatAACCTGCAAtaacttttataaattatgttGTTTTTACTGttctaatgaaaaaaaaatatctaatATTTTTGAGAATACAAAATTAACCACAAAAAATTACTTGATTCAGcatgaaaatgatataataaatattttacaatattcattaagaaataaaaatgaaattacaGCACAAAGCATAGTTCTATTACTTAAATCGtgtagtaaaaataaatatataaatcataAAGTTGCAAACTTAATAGTTAAGCATATCAAGTATAACattgaaaatttttcaataattAAATTGTGTATatgtttaaattatatagtcaatttaaatataaaaaatgaagagaGCTTTAATTATTTAGTAACTAActctttaattaaaaaattgaaaaatgaTGAAGACTTAGATCTATATGGTGTATGTATGATaactaaatttttaattaatgaaaaaataaaaaatgaagaattactttatttcttattaaaCTTAACTAAAAATAGGTTAGATAAAAATTCTAATCActatgatatatataatttgataatctcatttttaaatatgcaAAATAgtgttttaaataataataataatatttgcAGTAAGGAAGTTAGTAATaatctttttaataaaagcaTTGTATATACTGAATTTCTCAATAAAGATTCAATAAATGGTGTAgttaataatagtaatttgaaaagtattaataatgattacattaaaaataattataaaaataattacagAAATGTAGctaaattaaatgaagaagttattcataaattattattttactatataaagttagaaaatataaaaaacgaagaaattattttaattgtaaataatttaactaatgtaaaaaaaggttattttttttatgaaatgaatttgaataaaaatgaaagaacTTTATtgtatgaaatatatttaaacaaattaaattataaagaaaaatttggAGGTAAGATATTGGCTCTTTTGTTAtttaatttacaaaaaattttcaggttaaatgaaatatcagaagaaaaattttacaacattttagaaaatattaataatgattTTAGATTTGTTGCATTATGTACTAAAGAGACTACACAGAAAGAGTTGGAAAAACAGAAAAGAGAGTTagaacaaaaagaaaatgttaataataattttttaaagcaaaatgaaaatgaaaaaagaataaaaagtGTACAAATAAATGaaggaaaaaataatcaTAGAGAAAACTTTGTAGAAACTTGTAACAAAATTAACACTAATTacacaaataaaataagaatgtATTTTAGTATCCAAGAAATTGGCATGGTATTTCaattttatgattttttgCAAAGTTAcgaaagagaaaaaaaaaaaatgaaaaattttcttcaagactttaaaaataagacTGAAAAGGACaacattttaaataaaaaaaataatctaaatgattttaaattaataaataaatcaaaaaaattacagaataattataaatcaGTGGTAGTAGATACTGAAAGgatttcaaataaaaattattgtgGCATTTTTgaagtatatataaatatcttaaaaaagagtttatttttttattctctaCATAATAGAAAAGAGAAAATGAATATACTCGATTTTTGTACTGTATTCAAAGgattttctaaaatatataaaaatagctACTTAGATAAAtacatacttttattttttctaaaattcataattttaaatcaaaacaaaataaaaattaatgaattaaaaattatatttaaattaatttttgaaaagaaaaatgaagatttttttgaaatagtttataatacaaaaaatgtttttagtTGTTTGcagaatattttaattaaaaatttgttgagtgaaaaaagaacaaaaaatgaaaatatagtATCATTTATAATGtgcttttattatttatcatttttaaattttaatagtaatacatattttatattaaataatttcattttaaaaaatataagaaatagTAATGTAAATGCTCTTATCccatatattattataagcAAATTTaactattataaattaagaaaaaaattatctaaaGAAAGTATAAAAGTTGAACCaataagaaattataaaaatattaattctaAATGcattttaaatgatttacaaagaaaaagaaatataaatgatgaaGAAAGTAACAATGAAACAGTATATAAcgttatagaaaaaaatatagaaaataatgaagagaaaaataataaaaaggaagCTTCATTAGAATTTAAAGATAATTTAGATGATATTAATAGAATACCTATTTTGTACAAGTTAATAAAcagaaattttaataattataaaacatattatgTGTTGAATTGTGTATACATGCTCatcaaatttttaaaagagaaaaatacttttctttttttttcgaaTTGTAATTTTCCtgatttatttgaaaaactGCACAATAAATTAAGTAACCAAACTTTAATTTGTAAAAATTATgactattttattaattatgcCAAATATAACTATTgcatatctttttttaattattatataaacttaaataatttattagaaaaattacAGTTCAACATGAAGTTTccttataatttttacacACCATTTAATACATATATGTTAGCTCATTTTTTAATGGATTATAAGAATCATTTAATGAATAACAGTTTTCATTTAGATAAAAACTCACACAATTACATAGataataaatcatttaaaagaataatgaatgaaaaaatgatagtctttcataattttatgaAGCATATAAATTCTTAcaactttttaaatatacatgatataataaatatgataaaaacaataaaatttttttcttctaaacTAAGTCATAGTAACTTTATAATATTGCATAATTTGACAATAAATTtggaattttataaatacacAAAAATAAGTActatttttgaattattaattgaatatataaaatttatgtattacTTAGAGTTAGAAAATCAAAAGACATTTGAAAAATGCAATTACTTAATAGttaatgtttttatatttctgtTCAGAatagtttttaaaaatatattaagaaaTTTGGAAAACAATTATATTGGTAtgttatatttatcttttctctacatattttattttattcaaaagtcaaattatatttttcatgcTTTATCATTAAATAACTTGAATCAAATAAATTACTATATTAACCTAAAATATATGACCTTAGATAAGTACGAACAAACATATTCTTTTCaagtacaaaaaaaaaaaaaaacctttatacatatatatatatatatattttaaaaaacataaatgaaaatagtatatataaataatgtttttttttaaaatttgaatgaaatattatgttcatatatttaaaaatatacatattggtatttatataaatttaatttaaataaaataaaatagataacttataaacaatttatactatttttttttttttttatagttacATATTTTAGAAGTTCTAAAAGgaattgtaaaaaataaaagaatgataataaatgaatacaACATATATGATACCCCTTATACCGTTGATAttcttattaaataatataaaaaaatatatatatataaaaattgaatatGGACAATAGAAAAGAATagtaaaatacaaaaattaaacaacTATAATAAGACTTTATAATTGTTTatgatacaaaaaaaaaatgaaataaaataaaataaaacataacTGTTTTATATTAACAGAAgttattacttttatttttaattatagtaGATTCGTTGAGGAATGATGTTAtggaatatataaattaaaactaTTCtccttttattaataattactTATTCATGGTGAACTATTCtttctatttataaaaaaaaaaaaaaaaaaaaaaaattatttttcctttaaaattttagcatatttttaaatttaataaaaatgcactaaatatttatatatatacatatattaaatattttattatttttactgttctattttcttttaattcttattttgcctaactttattttctacttctttatattattattattattatatttttcattattttaatgtgtttatattctttatgcttattattgtatttataatttattttgtttttttttcttatccTTATTTccgttattttttattatactttttcttataatgatcaatatcattttatatatttattattattattattttttcatatatttaaataactcAGGATATAAAAGGCATTAACCGTTGTTAgagaaattttataataaaaaatatttcatattttttattttatatattatccATTTATTGGAACATCAAATACTACTTTAacattttacttttttttatttttttttcttcttttgatTGACAAactttttgatttattattagAAATTTTAGAACTGCGAGAAAGGGAATTTCTAGATGTAGaatcttttatataattttttttctcatttctttgtttattttcattatgtttcgtatttttttctttttctttttcatttattccATGTTCATATTTTACTGACACAATTTTACCATCTATCTGGCCCCCGTTCATAAATTCTTTTGCAATTTTTGCGTCAACTCcattttcaaattttatttttgcacacgttaaattattattatttacattttcattatctaataaaaaatttatatcttttaaatcTCCAAAATgcataaaaatttcttttaaatgtTCTACACTTAcgttttttgttaaattatatatatatatgcaattATTgctcatatttatttttaaacttaaagaaaaaaataaaaaaaagaagattattaaatctttttacaaaaaattttcttttttttcaaaagatataaatgttatattttcttatatattgAACATTCATTGAATTTCATTAATTcttataaagaaatataaaattatatacaaatatatttcattctAGTACTtatatacttaaaattttacaaaaaaattatatatataaatatatttacaaatttcaatgttattttgaaattaaataaaaatatttatatgtaaaatttaaaatatatatatgtacatatgccaaattatgattat comes from Plasmodium relictum strain SGS1 genome assembly, chromosome: 9 and encodes:
- a CDS encoding armadillo repeat protein PF16, putative; the encoded protein is MSKIINQIFDDYNKSKIQFTQSISDLCLKSYNIEILINTDIIILLRPLILDKVPTVQQNATFILAKLANYSEEVALTILQNDILPHLIYCLKHDNKNYRKNCAYTLKCLAKHNSKLANLVAEENCIDYLMDCLDEYDLKLKESCINALCAIVKNDLELSNNVVNKGIIPLLILCLQEKDNNLIKSSINLLSELSKQSNEIAKNVVDNNALPYLIKFLDNNDIHIKRYTCNCLSHIAKHKEELTELMIENDIFPKVLYLLKDNDDIVKKNCANSLKEMSKHNEDICKIIVRAGALPFLCDYIEQSKDNIKLPAILCLGFISSFSESLSLNIILSNVIPILKKCLIEESEDHIKCACVWALGNIGKHSSDHAKKICDENILIIFVNLYNSNDSSDDLKKKVKISLKGIAQKVTNLEALEPVFIKSPIKLAKYSIFQFAKILPNNPSYKKSFIKSGCLQRLQEIKSSEEAKEFELEINSINKSFPEDIINYYTPGYSETLIKKIDEVDKN
- a CDS encoding mitochondrial rpoD precursor, putative — translated: MKYLLKRKNIKLITCNNFYKLCCFYCSNEKKISNIFENTKLTTKNYLIQHENDIINILQYSLRNKNEITAQSIVLLLKSCSKNKYINHKVANLIVKHIKYNIENFSIIKLCICLNYIVNLNIKNEESFNYLVTNSLIKKLKNDEDLDLYGVCMITKFLINEKIKNEELLYFLLNLTKNRLDKNSNHYDIYNLIISFLNMQNSVLNNNNNICSKEVSNNLFNKSIVYTEFLNKDSINGVVNNSNLKSINNDYIKNNYKNNYRNVAKLNEEVIHKLLFYYIKLENIKNEEIILIVNNLTNVKKGYFFYEMNLNKNERTLLYEIYLNKLNYKEKFGGKILALLLFNLQKIFRLNEISEEKFYNILENINNDFRFVALCTKETTQKELEKQKRELEQKENVNNNFLKQNENEKRIKSVQINEGKNNHRENFVETCNKINTNYTNKIRMYFSIQEIGMVFQFYDFLQSYEREKKKMKNFLQDFKNKTEKDNILNKKNNLNDFKLINKSKKLQNNYKSVVVDTERISNKNYCGIFEVYINILKKSLFFYSLHNRKEKMNILDFCTVFKGFSKIYKNSYLDKYILLFFLKFIILNQNKIKINELKIIFKLIFEKKNEDFFEIVYNTKNVFSCLQNILIKNLLSEKRTKNENIVSFIMCFYYLSFLNFNSNTYFILNNFILKNIRNSNVNALIPYIIISKFNYYKLRKKLSKESIKVEPIRNYKNINSKCILNDLQRKRNINDEESNNETVYNVIEKNIENNEEKNNKKEASLEFKDNLDDINRIPILYKLINRNFNNYKTYYVLNCVYMLIKFLKEKNTFLFFSNCNFPDLFEKLHNKLSNQTLICKNYDYFINYAKYNYCISFFNYYINLNNLLEKLQFNMKFPYNFYTPFNTYMLAHFLMDYKNHLMNNSFHLDKNSHNYIDNKSFKRIMNEKMIVFHNFMKHINSYNFLNIHDIINMIKTIKFFSSKLSHSNFIILHNLTINLEFYKYTKISTIFELLIEYIKFMYYLELENQKTFEKCNYLIVNVFIFLFRIVFKNILRNLENNYIGMLYLSFLYIFYFIQKSNYIFHALSLNNLNQINYYINLKYMTLDKYEQTYSFQLHILEVLKGIVKNKRMIINEYNIYDTPYTVDILIK
- a CDS encoding RNA-binding protein s1, putative, which codes for MSNNCIYIYNLTKNVSVEHLKEIFMHFGDLKDINFLLDNENVNNNNLTCAKIKFENGVDAKIAKEFMNGGQIDGKIVSVKYEHGINEKEKEKNTKHNENKQRNEKKNYIKDSTSRNSLSRSSKISNNKSKSLSIKRRKKNKKK